One genomic segment of Arachis duranensis cultivar V14167 chromosome 4, aradu.V14167.gnm2.J7QH, whole genome shotgun sequence includes these proteins:
- the LOC107483533 gene encoding uncharacterized protein LOC107483533, which yields MASEDSFLVLVHHRGSIKRKTRSGVKFTDKDPLCIIMSPATSYDGLMSSVLGKLGLEGVKRVKKFFYRIPITVLHDTVKYDCFTIGSDEDLQVMFLSRRQFPEVRTPELLAKFVNVVSSSGGSNRNANTIATAAGSSSRPAVASSSVPVYEAAVQHAASPSFAVDLAGNVGDEVGYDEHHPTEVQCPPPAGVGEGSCDDPDDDEVEPDIIADESGDDVGASDPIRPTGGSSSGTNQYPPHFSSLDLDAMRQDGHLGQLAGFGARDTDGSAGITEFQVGQQFQDKDEALLSVKTYSIRRGVQYKVVESDYRRYVKKCSEFGNGCTWLIRLSLRQRKGIWEVKRYNGPHTCLATSISSDHRSLDYHVIATFIMPMVRADASVNIKVLLNATAAHFGFRPTYRRVWMAKQKAVAIIYGDWDESYNELPWWVLGVQLTMPGTVAVLKTCPVRVGGQYGGTLLVAIAQDGNSNILPVAFALVEGENAESWSFFLSHLRQHVTPQPSLLVISDRHNGIKAALEAPDGGWLPPSAYRAFCIRHVAANFALIFKGKDARRLLVNAAYVKTEVEFDY from the exons ATGGCTAGTGAGGATAGTTTTCTAGTGCTAGTACACCACAGAGGATCGATTAAGAGAAAAACTCGGTCTGGGGTGAAGTTCACGGATAAGGATCCTCTATGTATTATCATGAGCCCCGCGACCAGTTACGATGGTCTCATGAGCTCTGTGCTTGGCAAACTTGGTCTGGAAGGAGTGAAGAGAGTTAAGAAATTTTTCTATCGCATTCCAATCACGGTGCTCCACGATACGGTGAAGTATGATTGTTTCACGATCGGGAGTGATGAGGACTTGCAGGTCATGTTTCTTTCTCGTAGGCAGTTTCCGGAGGTGAGGACACCGGAGCTGTTGGCTAAGTTCGTCAACGTGGTATCTAGCTCTGGTGGGTCGAACCGGAACGCCAACACTATAGCAACGGCGGCCGGTTCGAGCTCGAGACCTGCGGTTGCTTCTTCCTCCGTTCCAGTGTATGAGGCAGCGGTCCAGCATGCCGCCTCCCCATCGTTTGCTGTTGATCTCGCCGGCAATGTTGGAGACGAGGTTGGATATGATGAACATCATCCGACTGAAGTACAGTGTCCTCCTCCAGCTGGTGTTGGCGAGGGATCGTGTGATGATCCAGATGATGATGAAGTCGAGCCAGATATTATCGCTGATGAAAGTGGCGATGATGTTGGAGCGAGTGATCCGATAAGGCCTACTGGTGGTTCTAGTTCTGGCACAAATCAGTACCCACCCcatttttcatctttggatctggATGCCATGAGGCAGGACGGACATCTTGGGCAGCTAGCTGGATTTGGCGCTAGAGATACCGACGGGTCTGCCGGTATAACAGAGTTCCAGGTTGGTCAACAATTCCAGGATAAAGATGAGGCGCTGTTGAGTGTCAAGACGTATAGCATCCGCCGAGGGGTACAGTACAAGGTGGTTGAGTCTGACTATCGCCGGTACGTGAAAAAGTGTTCTGAGTTTgggaatgggtgcacatggttgattaGGCTGAGCCTCCGACAGCGCAAGGGCATCTGGGAAGTGAAGCGGTACAATGGGCCACATACCTGTCTcgccacctccatctccagcGACCATAGGAGCTTGGACTACCACGTGATAGCGACATTCATCATGCCAATGGTTAGGGCTGACGCATCCGTCAACATCAAGGTGCTTCTAAATGCAACGGCGGCACACTTTGGCTTCAGGCCTACATACCGGAGGGTGTGGATGGCCAAGCAGAAGGCAGTAGCAATCATCTACGGAGACTGGGATGAGTCGTACAACGAGCTCCCTTGGTGGGTCTTAGGAGTTCAGTTGACTATGCCTGGCACTGTAGCAGTCCTCAAGACCTGCCCGGTTCGAGTTGGTGGACAG TATGGGGGAACGTTGCTCGTGGCGATTGCACAGGATGGGAATTCCAACATACTTCCTGTGGCATTCGCACTAGTTGAGGGTGAGAATGCTGAGTCATGGTCCTTCTTTCTCTCCCACCTCCGTCAGCACGTGACACCTCAACCAAGTCTGTTAGttatttcagataggcataacGGCATCAAGGCAGCACTTGAAGCACCTGATGGGGGATGGCTACCTCCGTCTGCATACCGGGCATTCTGCATTCGACACGTTGCAGCGAATTTCGCCCTCATCTTCAAGGGTAAAGATGCCCGGAGGCTTCTTGTCAACGCTGCATATGTGAAGACCGAGGTGGAGTTTGACTACTGA